From a single Aspergillus puulaauensis MK2 DNA, chromosome 2, nearly complete sequence genomic region:
- the GCS1_1 gene encoding GTPase-activating protein GCS1 (COG:T;~EggNog:ENOG410PG8M;~InterPro:IPR001164,IPR037278,IPR038508;~PFAM:PF01412;~go_function: GO:0005096 - GTPase activator activity [Evidence IEA]): MSRMWEVDPETKAKLHQYSKINGNDRCCDCGAPSPQWASPKFGTFICLNCAGTHRGLGVHISFVRSITMDAFKNSETHRMELGGNNPWKEFFDAHPITQSEGRTFEDSTIKERYEGEVGEEWKERLSARVEGREYVPGQRPPKPVPKSAVDTGSSRSNTPLSNTGPARGSSSSSPALKEGPGGVEGVAASRKARNEEYFAKMGTENATRPDSLRPSEGGKFTGFGGGLPVEDSSKQGGNGAPVLNDFQKDPMAALTKGFGWFTTNVGKSAKTMNDSFIQPTAKSFAESDFAAQARQHATQFGQNIQVGARGAADSFNRFVEGPNDASGGAVRGRAEPERKDFWDDFASLGAQDSHRRTASRSGALGTAAMKPGPGATSSGAASTPAGSGSTPAGTGRASPTPGSRKSQDDGAWDDNW, from the exons ATGTCACGAATGTGGGAGGTTGATCCGGAGACGAAGGCAAAG CTCCATCAATATTCAAAAATCAACGGAAACGACCGATGTTGCGACTGCGGCgccccttctcctcaatgG GCTTCGCCCAAATTTGGGACCTTCATCTGCCTTAACTGCGCAGGTACCCACCGCGGGCTGGGGGTACACATCTCCTTCGTTCGGTCAATCACCATGGACGCCTTCAAAAACTCCGAAACACATCGCATGGAACTGGGGGGTAACAATCCGTGGAAGGAATTCTTTGATGCACACCCAATCACACAGTCCGAGGGCCGCACATTCGAAGATTCAACAATTAAAGAAAGGTACGAGGGCGAGGTCGGCGAGGAATGGAAGGAGAGACTGAGCGCCAGAGTTGAAGGACGCGAATACGTACCGGGTCAGCGACCGCCAAAGCCGGTTCCGAAGAGTGCGGTCGATACGGGGAGCTCGCGGTCGAACACGCCCCTTTCGAACACGGGTCCCGCGCGtggctcttcgtcgtcttcgccaGCTTTAAAGGAGGGACcgggtggtgttgagggtgtgGCGGCGAGTCGCAAAGCGCGTAATGAGGAGTACTTTGCAAAGATGGGTACGGAGAATGCGACAAGGCCGGACTCGCTTCGTCCTTCTGAGGGTGGCAAGTTTACGGGCTTCGGAGGTGGATTGCCTGTTGAGGACTCATCCAAGCAGGGAGGAAATGGTGCACCAGTGTTGAATGATTTCCAGAAGGATCCTATGGCTGCGTTGACGAAGGGGTTCGGGTGGTTCACGACGAATGTCGGGAAGAGCGCAAAGACTATGAATGACTCGTTTATTCAGCCTACAGCAAAGTCC TTCGCTGAATCCGACTTTGCCGCCCAAGCCCGCCAACACGCCACCCAATTCGGCCAAAACATCCAAGTCGGCGCCCGCGGTGCCGCAGACTCCTTCAACCGCTTCGTCGAGGGCCCTAACGATGCCTCCGGCGGTGCCGTACGCGGCCGCGCCGAGCCCGAGCGCAAGGATTTCTGGGACGACTTCGCGTCCCTCGGTGCCCAGGATAGCCACCGCAGGACCGCATCCAGGTCTGGTGCTCTCGGGACGGCGGCAATGAAACCAGGTCCCGGCGCTACATCTTCAGGTGCGGCGTCGACAcctgctggctctggatctaCTCCTGCGGGTACTGGGAGGGCGTCGCCTACACCTGGATCAAGGAAGAGCCAGGATGATGGGGCATGGGATGATAATTGGTGA
- a CDS encoding uncharacterized protein (COG:S;~EggNog:ENOG410PMK6), whose product MPSSTSSHPDQRGVEPHPAPPRNINGDADYEPHPEKSISISPARTDIQKHILSLYDGSASKDDMDVYAEQAIYDDPFSYCDTRYKIAGQWYGIPKLFAKSETLGTQVTSSTEDELVWKQRRKYTFAGIHASKTADSLVSLRLESEGPGEKVVYHKDMWNEKDYSHDGLGALIKKLNGDKLTHVTKPPESI is encoded by the exons atgccatcttcaacatcctcccacccTGATCAGAGGGGCGTTGAACCCCATCCCGCGCCACCCAGGAACATCAACGGGGACGCAGACTATGAACCTCACCCCGAGAAGTCCATCTCGATCTCGCCAGCCCGGACAGACATACAGAAACACATCCTTTCTCTCTACGATGGCAGCGCATCAAAAGATGACATGGATGTCTACGCCGAACAGGCGATCTATGACGACCCATTCAGTTACTGCGACACGCG ATATAAGATAGCAGGCCAGTGGTACGGCATTCCCAAGTTGTTTGCCAAGTCCGAAACGCTGGGCACGCAAGTCACGTCGTCAACGGAGGACGAACTTGTGTGGAAGCAGCGCAGGAAGTATACTTTTGCTGGGATCCATGCTTCCAAGACTGCTGATAGTCTAGTGAGTCTGAGGCTTGAGAGTGAAGGGCCGGGTGAGAAGGTAGTATATCACAAAGATATGTGGAATGAGAAAGATTACTCTCATGATGGGCTGGGTGCGTtgatcaagaagctgaaTGG TGACAAGTTGACACACGTCACCAAGCCGCCGGAGTCAATTTAG
- a CDS encoding uncharacterized protein (COG:S;~EggNog:ENOG410PI25;~InterPro:IPR021369;~PFAM:PF11204;~TransMembrane:5 (o388-414i421-438o450-466i546-572o578-601i)), translating into MLLYPAASLPFSPLASRFLLHHHTVPMDPIEPAGPSPDHLTPSQPRPRRASAAANPSTQDRTSSGAPTTRPRASSVRSNHSNRSSIRLYRPPSFTNQPSSPALHSTSNLNLRNNGSRASFATLSGNPPEEPEGPSDAFEGARRRSSSEPRRGRWSAPSPAALPRLQPGQQPMRTVMEEPQSPNSARPTLELVRPAPVPEQPKDGNRKNVLRRTSEAALHRLSRNRAQTVGGPSPRPEIDSREYDSHLVDVLDVIDPEVSALTTLTNVQNSLFVPNLGSLVNRNQTYTLSPPSGLERDETTSTEEDEEMEDRKGLEPGAPLERPITSISSVLEEGEPRFAILPDGTNLAGWSHQDIEELNDHVRHMLHSRRSKFKRSMKGFGKYVSKPLGFLITLYATLITLFGLAWVLFLIGWINVGGRQSYIINVIDNVLVALFAIMGDGLAPFRAVDTYHMIFIAHYTFTTWRVRKKRRLPDLKDKNDLPSRGEAQADADLEAGELPKEDEHEFSVLNRVQQLKLQHHQTKFAKSHTFYKPHETITHHAFPQRFLIAIVVILDCHSLLQIALGACTWGISYHVRPFALTTVILCCSITCNITGGVLITIGDRMTRKKDVVERMFRQQLTREAMKKMQKKRRKEEEKTNAEQPGSMSDSSSNALQVYEGT; encoded by the exons ATGCTTCTTTATCCTGCTGCgtccctccccttctctcctctcgcCTCTCGATTTCTGCTTCATCACCACACCGTCCCAATGGATCCGATAGAGCCGGCAGGCCCGTCTCCGGACCATCTTACTCCTTCCCAGCCGCGGCCACGACGCGCTTCTGCGGCTGCGAATCCCTCTACCCAAGATCGGACGTCATCCGGGGCCCCGACGACTCGGCCGCGCGCCTCATCTGTGCGCTCAAACCACTCCAATCGCTCCTCTATTCGCCTTTATCGCCCGCCTTCATTTACCAACCAACCTTCGTCTCCCGCACTGCATAGTACGAGTAATCTCAACCTCAGAAACAATGGCTCGCGTGCATCCTTTGCGACTCTCAGTGGGAACCCGCCCGAGGAACCCGAGGGACCTAGTGATGCGTTCGAAGGCGCCCGTCGCCGCAGCAGCTCGGAGCCCCGTCGAGGACGGTGGTCGGCGCCGAGTCCAGCTGCTCTACCGCGTCTCCAGCCTGGGCAGCAGCCCATGCGCACTGTGATGGAGGAGCCTCAAAGCCCTAACAGTGCTCGCCCAACCTTGGAACTCGTCCGACCAGCCCCAGTGCCCGAACAGCCGAAAGATGGTAATCGGAAGAATGTTCTACGAAGGACAAGTGAAGCAGCATTACATAGACTCTCCAGGAATCGAGCTCAGACTGTCGGAGGCCCTTCCCCTCGGCCGGAGATTGATTCCCGGGAATATGATTCGCACCTTGTGGACGTTTTGGATGTCATCG ACCCGGAAGTTTCGGCTCTTACCACTCTTACCAATGTCCAGAACTCGCTGTTCGTTCCAAACCTAGGCTCTCTTGTGAACCGCAATCAAACATATACACTTTCACCCCCCTCTGGTTTAGAAAGGGACGAGACAACGTCgacagaagaagatgaagagatggaagacagAAAGGGGCTCGAGCCTGGTGCTCCCTTGGAGAGGCCGATTACTAGCATTTCCTCGGTATTAGAAGAAGGAGAACCTCGCTTTGCCATACTACCAGATGGAACCAACCTTGCAGGCTGGTCGCACCAGGATATTGAAGAGTTGAATGACCATGTACGACATATGCTGCACTCGCGTCGCTCAAAATTCAAGCGATCGATGAAAGGATTCGGTAAATACGTCTCTAAAC CTCTTGGTTTTCTGATCACACTATACGCGACTCTCATTACACTTTTTGGTCTTGCATGGGTACTCTTTCTTATCG GTTGGATCAACGTTGGCGGACGACAGTCATACATCATCAACGTCATTGACAATGTACTAGTGGCTCTCTTCGCCATAATGGGTGATGGGCTGGCCCCGTTCCGTGCAGTTGATACCTACCACATGATATTCATCGCACATTACACGTTCACGACTTGGAGGGTTCGCAAAAAGCGCCGGCTTCCAGATCTGAAAGACAAGAATGACTTGCCGTCTCGAGGGGAGGCTCAAGCCGATGCTGATCTCGAAGCTGGAGAGCTCCCCAAAGAGGACGAGCATGAGTTCAGCGTGCTCAATCGTGTGCAGCAGTTGAAACTGCAGCACCACCAAACCAAATTTGCGAAGTCCCATACCTTCTACAAACCTCACGAAACCATAACTCATCATGCCTTCCCGCAACGTTTTCTCATCGCCATTGTGGTCATTTTGGACTGCCATTCACTTCTTCAGATCGCCCTCGGCGCTTGCACATGGGGTATTAGCTACCATGTACGACCATTCGCTCTCACCACCGTCATCCTCTGTTGTTCAATCACGTGTAACATCACTGGAGGTGTCCTGATCACGATCGGGGACCGAATGACGCGCAAAAAGGACGTGGTCGAACGAATGTTCCGCCAGCAACTCACCAGGGAAGCAATGAAAAAGATgcaaaagaagagaagaaaggaagaagagaagaccaACGCCGAACAGCCTGGATCGATGTCAGATTCATCGTCGAACGCCCTCCAGGTTTATGAGGGTACATGA
- a CDS encoding uncharacterized protein (COG:S;~EggNog:ENOG410QDV2;~InterPro:IPR031968,IPR011993,IPR040147,IPR004182;~PFAM:PF02893,PF16016;~TransMembrane:1 (o1110-1129i)), with amino-acid sequence MDAPVVPDHPEPAPSDVSPLPKSLRSNTTPPDLETTGSSGPSNGRSSVDSASDKQLSQAGDAESTKTGSTGLSKLLASRRNRKKKKESLKLVDELPSTLETESNDRKVAGLTHKRASSTSLLPTESNSTQDDTSNLLTDDSEPDRTPPLTSHDSHSGFYTSSSPLIKASSADANDTDRTHGDAESAISGATSDHAGSNPDTELQRPSSRPATASSLSVPSNERKKGVSKSQRFKNAFSSDKKNANRERASSTSGESAWSASRRSSLSSKKAPGNPADAPPPVPSIPKPIRTDIKEAKAQEPERPRLQTPPHTAIPFPATTVTPPTPNLEQAPLVAASSVTESPSSIKSRELPPGVVVSPSGNMISHRRVRSASAANPKPSKLSNAMAASPTLEEGKAGTPQSGFFSSVFSVAQTAASTLTGSLNAQKTRSPAIPEAEVPEGQESIDAEQVPEGADQYEEKKPLAVDTLGSGDLNFSHLDIAIPPGGSISTPDGVVITKPELPPDKRRSPAVSQRDDAAAQLEDRRVARAVNMAYEKPDNQVNQQLDDDQFDTNSTPNLLKEPTGTQTPSGGSTLDGDIGTRPYRSSSVRSRLAQRRHRGSSGATSSTIGAIGAGAIALGVPGVNASLPRLTGFAVASKKRNRDFHQLFRSVPEDDYLIEDYSCALQREIILAGRIYISEGHICFSSNILGWVTTLVISFDEVVAIEKESTAMVFPNAIAIKTLHARHTFRSLLSRESTYDLMVNIWKINHPSIKSSINGTTVLDSTGDKTVKAGDSDDELSEEDEEDIYYDEDEDDDNADSFFEPGDDSMRGSSTSLPLKAVPRQTSGTIPTVSSGLGPNGASKGTKGTNGDADGDFPGPHTHSPTQYDGPEGQYDRLIKDETIPAPLGKVYSYVFGPASVSFIPKFLVDNQKSGELDFNSEKTGLTNEIRTRKYSYIKPLNGSIGPKQTKCISVEQLDFLDLEKAVLVTLSTQTPDVPSGNIFTTKTKYLFTWAANNQTRFLMTCTIEWTGKSWLKAPIEKGATDGQTAFGNDLIAALKAAVAPRARAGTRTGGKGKLRRKKGDAVNDETAAAVAKAVTEAHAQKTESWGVFEPLHGLLGPLFGLFTPLWNGNMAVLVIGVLLFMLFFRRPSHPPMLSSDMAYPGHTIPQRLAAYEEMWRREESELWNWLEDRVGLDGMAIPTMKRQSETRIPRSNRKSQSERELKDSLSEETLSDREMDHAIRSTRDRLDTLERILSRRTSASTAKTESSREEL; translated from the exons ATGGATGCCCCCGTGGTCCCAGATCACCCCGAGCCTGCGCCATCGGATGTTTCACCCCTCCCCAAATCACTCCGTTCAAATACAACTCCGCCTGATTTAGAAACCACTGGAAGCTCAGGTCCGAGCAATGGCCGTTCTTCGGTAGATTCAGCTTCCGACAAGCAATTGTCGCAAGCAGGGGACGCCGAATCTACCAAAACGGGATCTACCGGTCTGTCGAAGTTGCTCGCCTCGAGACGGaaccgcaagaagaagaaggagagctTGAAGCTAGTCGACGAGCTCCCGTCTACACTGGAAACGGAAAGCAATGATAGAAAGGTCGCCGGTCTCACCCACAAGAGAGCTTCCAGCACCTCATTGCTACCCACAGAAAGCAATAGCACGCAAGATGATACGTCCAATCTTTTGACGGACGACTCCGAACCCGATAG GACTCCTCCCCTTACCTCGCATGATTCGCATTCCGGCTTTTACACATCATCCTCCCCCTTAATCAAAGCAAGCTCGGCCGATGCCAACGACACAGACAGAACGCATGGCGATGCAGAATCCGCAATAAGTGGCGCAACCTCAGATCATGCCGGATCCAACCCAGACACGGAATTACAACGCCCGTCGTCCCGGCCAGCCACTGCTTCGAGTTTGAGCGTACCTAGTaacgagaggaagaaaggcGTGTCTAAAAGCCAACGCTTCAAGAATGCGTTCAGCTCCGATAAGAAAAATGCGAACCGAGAACGAGCATCGTCAACGTCTGGTGAAAGTGCATGGAGCGCCAGCCGACGAAGTAGTTTGTCGTCCAAAAAGGCTCCAGGTAACCCCGCGGACGCTCCTCCGCCTGTTCCATCGATCCCAAAGCCAATTCGAACAGATatcaaggaggccaaggcTCAAGAGCCGGAGCGTCCGCGCCTACAAACGCCACCACACACTGCAATCCCATTTCCAGCTACTACAGTGACCCCCCCAACTCCTAACCTGGAACAGGCGCCGCTAGTCGCAGCTTCGAGTGTCACAGAATCCCCATCCTCGATAAAATCACGCGAACTACCGCCCGGTGTTGTTGTGAGCCCTTCTGGAAACATGATTTCTCATCGACGCGTGCGGTCTGCCTCTGCAGCCAATCCCAAACCCAGCAAACTATCGAATGCGATGGCCGCCAGCCCAACGCTTGAAGAAGGTAAAGCTGGTACACCTCAGAGCGGATTCTTTTCATCTGTGTTTTCTGTGGCGCAGACCGCCGCCTCTACCCTCACCGGCAGTCTCAATGCACAGAAGACACGTAGTCCAGCAATACCAGAGGCCGAAGTCCCAGAAGGCCAGGAATCCATTGATGCTGAGCAAGTCCCCGAAGGCGCAGATCAGtacgaggaaaagaaaccattGGCTGTCGACACGCTAGGTTCGGGAGATTTGAACTTCAGTCATTTGGACATTGCTATACCTCCCGGTGGATCCATATCGACTCCAGATGGAGTCGTCATCACAAAGCCCGAATTGCCGCCAGATAAACGCAGAAGCCCCGCAGTCTCCCAACGAGATGATGCAGCAGCGCAACTAGAGGATCGACGGGTTGCCCGAGCAGTCAATATGGCATATGAAAAGCCCGATAATCAAGTGAACCAGCAACTAGACGACGACCAATTTGATACCAACTCTACCCCAAACCTTTTGAAAGAGCCAACTGGAACCCAAACCCCGTCAGGTGGGAGCACTTTAGACGGAGACATTGGAACAAGACCGTATCGAAGCAGCAGTGTACGAAGTCGGCTAGCCCAACGGCGTCATCGGGGTTCATCTGGCGCAACTTCGTCAACAATTGGTGCGATTGGCGCCGGTGCCATTGCTCTCGGAGTTCCAGGGGTCAATGCGAGCTTGCCACGGTTAACAGGGTTCGCTGTTGCCAGCAAAAAGCGTAACAGGGACTTTCACCAGCTCTTTCGCAGCGTTCCAGAGGATGATTATCTCATTGAGGATTACAGCTGTGCCTTGCAGCGGGAGATCATATTGGCAGGACGCATTTACATTTCGGAAGGGCACATTTGCTTTTCAAGCAATATTCTAGGCTGGGTTACCACTCTTGTCATTAGCTTCGATGAGGTCGTAGCTATTGAGAAAGAATCAACGGCCATGGTTTTTCCGAACGCAATCGCCATAAAGACCTTGCATGCCCGCCACACATTCCGGAGTCTCTTGAGCCGAGAGTCAACCTACGACTTGATGGTCAATATCTGGAAGATCAACCACCCCAGTATTAAGAGTTCTATCAACGGGACAACGGTTTTAGACTCCACGGGTGACAAGACGGTAAAGGCGGGTGACAGTGACGATGAGCTttctgaagaagacgaggaagacatcTACtatgatgaagatgaagatgatgacaaTGCTGATAGCTTCTTCGAACCCGGTGATGACAGCATGCGTGGGAGTAGTACATCGCTTCCTCTGAAAGCGGTACCTCGACAGACTTCTGGCACAATACCAACGGTTTCGTCGGGACTCGGGCCCAACGGAGCCTCTAAGGGTACCAAGGGAACCAACGGAGATGCTGATGGTGACTTCCCTGGCCCACACACACATTCTCCAACTCAATACGACGGTCCTGAAGGCCAGTACGACAGACTCATCAAGGACGAAACAATTCCTGCGCCTTTGGGCAAAGTATATTCTTATGTTTTCGGGCCAGCCTCGGTGTCGTTTATTCCTAAGTTCCTTGTCGATAACCAGAAATCTGGCGAACTCGACTTCAACAGTGAAAAGACCGGGCTTACGAATGAGATTCGGACGCGAAAGTACTCCTATATCAAACCTCTGAACGGCTCCATCGGtcccaaacaaacaaagtgTATTAGTGTCGAACAGCTGGATTTCTTAGATCTCGAGAAGGCCGTTCTTGTAACACTCAGTACCCAGACACCCGATGTGCCCAGTGGGAATATTTTCACTACCAAGACAAAATACCTCTTCACTTGGGCAGCAAACAACCAAACGCGCTTTCTCATGACCTGTACGATTGAATGGACTGGGAAGAGTTGGCTAAAAG CTCCGATTGAGAAAGGTGCTACCGACGGTCAAACAGCGTTCGGCAATGACTTGATCGCCGCCCTGAAAGCCGCAGTCGCCCCCCGCGCTCGTGCGGGTACCAGAACTGGTGGAAAGGGCAAGCTCAGACGTAAGAAGGGTGACGCCGTGAATGACGAGACTGCAGCAGCTGTTGCCAAGGCAGTAACCGAAGCGCACGCGCAAAAAACCGAGTCATGGGGCGTCTTCGAGCCGCTCCATGGACTGCTTGGACCACTTTTTGGTTTGTTTACGCCATTATGGAATGGGAATATGGCTGTCCTAGTAATCGGCGTCCTGCTcttcatgctcttcttccgcaggCCTTCTCACCCTCCAATGTTGTCATCAGACATGGCATATCCTGGCCACACTATACCCCAGCGGTTGGCCGCTTATGAGGAAATGTGGcgcagagaagaaagcgagcTCTGGAATTGGCTTGAAGACAGAGTAGGGTTGGATGGAATGGCCATTCCAACAATGAAGCGGCAATCCGAAACACGCATACCCCGGAGCAATCGCAAATCCCAAAGTGAGCGGGAACTGAAAGATTCGCTGAGCGAAGAAACCCTATCAGACCGCGAGATGGACCACGCAATCCGCAGCACGCGGGACCGATTAGACACACTCGAGCGGATATTGTCTAGAAGAACGTCAGCATCTACAGCCAAGACCGAATCGTCCCGCGAGGAGCTTTAG
- a CDS encoding RNA recognition motif domain-containing protein (COG:S;~EggNog:ENOG410QDT7;~InterPro:IPR000504,IPR012677,IPR035979;~PFAM:PF00076;~go_function: GO:0003676 - nucleic acid binding [Evidence IEA]) gives MSTAVDNTTTDNQASTAPTTEAPNGTAPAAQSAADAAAVSADEGRRLYIGNLAYATTEGELKEFFKSYTIESVSIPVNPRNNRPVGYAFVDLATASEATGAIEELSGKEILQRKVSVQLARKPEPAEAKAEGAVSGGEGASGNEGRKRAGGRTRGRGRGRGRVGRGARGGRSAQGAEGAEEQPTTTSGETAPLAELTNQNDADAAATESGKAAGKPRARPQKQRGPPEDGIASKTKVMVANLPYDLSEEKLKEIFTAYQPVSAKIALRPIPRFMIKKLQARNEPRKGRGFGFVTLASEEQQEKAVQEMNGKEIEGREIAVKVAIDSPGKEDDAPAGETAEEGAEAPAQENAAPAAA, from the exons ATGTCTACTGCCGTCGACAACACTACCACCGACAATCAGGCCTCCACCGCCCCTACCACCGAGGCCCCCAACGGTACTGCCCCCGCAGCTCAGTCCGCCgccgatgctgctgctgtcagTGCTGATGAAGGACGTCGGTTGTATATTGGGAACCTCGCATATGCGACCACTGAGGGGGAGCTCAAGGAGTTTTTCAAGAGCTACACTAT CGAGAGCGTCTCTATCCCTGTGAACCCCCGCAACAACCGCCCCGTCGGCTATGCGTTCGTGGACCTCGCAACCGCTTCGGAAGCCACTGGCGCTATTGAAGAGCTCTCCGGAAAGGAAATTCTTCAACGCAAGGTTTCGGTTCAGCTTGCCCGCAAGCCTGAGCCCGCTGAGGCCAAGGCTGAGGGTGCTGTAAGTGGCGGTGAAGGTGCCAGCGGCAACGAAGGCCGCAAGAGGGCGGGAGGACGTactcgtggccgtggccgtggtcgcGGCCGTGTTGGTCGTGGAGCCCGCGGAGGTCGCTCG GCCCAGGGTGCTGAGGGTGCCGAAGAGCAGCCCACCACTACCTCTGGCGAGACTGCTCCTCTGGCTGAACTCACCAACCAAAacgatgccgatgccgctGCCACCGAGTCTGGAAAGGCCGCCGGCAAGCCCCGTGCCCGTCCCCAGAAGCAGCGTGGACCTCCCGAAGATGGCATTGCTTCCAAGACCAAGGTTATGGTGGCTAACTTGCCTTATGATCTGAGCGAGGAGAAG CTGAAGGAAATCTTTACCGCCTACCAGCCCGTTTCCGCCAAGATTGCTCTTCGCCCTATCCCCCGCTTCATGATCAAGAAGCTCCAGGCCCGTAACGAGCCTCGCAAGGGCCGTGGCTTCGGTTTCGTCACCCTCGCTTctgaggagcagcaggagaaggctgTGCAGGAGATGAACGGAAAGGAGATTGAGGGCCGCGAGATTGCTGTCAAGGTCGCCATTGACAGCCCCGGCAAGGAAGACGACGCTCCCGCTGGTGAGACGGCTGAGGAGGGTGCCGAGGCTCCGGCTCAGGAGAACGCCGCCCCTGCTGCCGCTTAA